Proteins from one Dromiciops gliroides isolate mDroGli1 chromosome 6, mDroGli1.pri, whole genome shotgun sequence genomic window:
- the SOD3 gene encoding extracellular superoxide dismutase [Cu-Zn] produces MMFPALGAAIILATCVSCATVELDGEESNLKRAEQISDIQEKVSDLWHKLIYPKPVTSGSDGQTVYAACHVKPSSTLEANKSHVTGQVLFKQLYPDGKMDVFFDLEGFPTDTRNVSGKAIHIHKFGDLSNGCDGTSGHYNPHEVAHPHHPGDFGNFPVKDGKIRKFRSDVSASLFGPYSVLGRAIVVHEQEDDLGKGGNKGSLEHGNAGKRLACCVIGICGPELWDKKASDNAARKKRRRESECKTV; encoded by the coding sequence ATGATGTTTCCAGCCCTGGGTGCCGCCATCATCCTGGCCACCTGCGTGTCCTGTGCCACAGTGGAGCTGGATGGGGAGGAGTCCAACTTGAAGAGGGCAGAGCAGATCAGTGACATCCAGGAAAAAGTCAGTGACCTCTGGCATAAGCTCATCTATCCGAAACCGGTCACCTCGGGCAGTGACGGGCAAACCGTCTATGCTGCCTGCCATGTAAAGCCTTCTTCTACTTTGGAGGCCAATAAATCCCACGTGACAGGGCAAGTACTATTTAAACAGCTCTACCCAGATGGGAAGATGGATGTCTTCTTTGATCTGGAAGGGTTTCCGACAGATACCAGGAATGTCTCTGGCAAGGCTATTCATATCCACAAGTTTGGAGACCTCAGCAATGGCTGTGATGGAACCTCTGGCCACTACAACCCCCATGAGGTAGCCCACCCCCACCACCCGGGAGACTTCGGGAACTTCCCCGTGAAGGACGGCAAGATCAGAAAGTTTCGATCTGACGTTTCAGCTTCCCTCTTCGGGCCCTACTCTGTCCTGGGCAGGGCCATTGTAGTTCACGAGCAAGAGGATGACCTTGGCAAAGGCGGAAACAAGGGCAGCCTGGAGCATGGCAATGCTGGGAAGCGCCTGGCCTGCTGTGTCATTGGCATCTGTGGGCCAGAGCTCTGGGACAAGAAAGCCTCGGACAATGCCGCACGGAAAAAAAGGAGGCGAGAGAGTGAGTGTAAGACTGTGTGA